In Heteronotia binoei isolate CCM8104 ecotype False Entrance Well chromosome 21, APGP_CSIRO_Hbin_v1, whole genome shotgun sequence, the DNA window catgaggtccatcagtggggccggaACACTAGAAGCTTTCCCCAAGTACCAacaatacagaacatcactacccagacagagttccattaatatgttgtggctaatagccactgatggacctctgctccatatgtttatccaattccctcttgaagctggctatgcttgtagccgccaccacctcctgtggcactgaattctgtgtgttaatcatcctttgggtgaagaattacttccttttatccattctaaccaaactgctcagcaatttcattgagtgcccacatgttcttgtattgtgagaaagggagaaaagtacttctttctctgccttctctatcccatgcacaatcttgtaaacctctatcatgtcacctcctcagtcgacgtttctccaagctaaagagccccaagcgttttaacctttcttcatagggaaagtgttccaaccctttaatcattccagttgcccttttctgcaccttttccaatgctataatattttttttgaggtgtggtgactagaattgtacacagtactccaaatgggacCACACCATTTATGTACTGTTCATGTGCAGCTGACACAAATAGTAGTGTTACACTTGCATAAATTGAATGGGGAAAACTTGGAACGAAGAAACAGGAAATGCCCTAAAAACAAAGAGTTCCATTTGCAGATGTGAAATCAAATGTTTGTGTCAAAACAGGGAACTAGAGAAATTTGGTAGCATCCCTAGTCACAGTAATTATACTAGCTATGGCAAGAATCAGATTTTTCTAACAATGAAATATTGTGGGTTTGAATACTGGGGAGATACAATAATAGCTTATGGGATGGAAAATGCAATATCTCAACAAGGACACATTTTGTTCAGAATGCATTTTGAATGCATTTTCATAAACATTCAGATGCACGTTTGATTGTGTGCATCGGTGTgcgtgtgccatcaagtcacaactgacttatagctaccccataggtttttcaaggcaagaggtggtttgccattgcccacctctcATCACAACCCTAGATTTCTGTGAAGGTCTCCCATCGAATTAATAGCccaagccaaccctgcttagctttaaaGATCTGACTGGACTGGGcaagcctgggttatccaggtaaGAACAGATACACATTGACCACATGTAAAAACAAACAGCAACCTGGAAAGGCCCTTTTGGAAATTTATTACCATGGCAGGAATGATGGAGTTAACCTACAGCTACATTTACATTATTTTTCTGCTATAACGGAAAAAGAACACGAAAAATGACAGGCAATTGCAGCCAACTCATTGAATGTTTCATGTTCCAATACTGCCATCAAGTGGCTACTGTGAATAGTACTGTGAATATTTGTGAATAGTATCTGATGAATTGGGCTGTGACTCACGGAAACTCATACTGAAATAAACGTcgttgtctttaaggtgccactggaggaaCGTTTTATGAGAGTGGGAAATCCAATTCTAACCATCGTAATTTGTTTCAACCAATATATTTCCCATTTGAGGTATCCCAGTGGTGGAAATGTGGCAGAACAGTCAGGAAATAAAGAATAATGTCGTTCTGATCTAACTGGCTTGCtagatggtagctcagtggtagagcatctgctttgcatgcagaaagccccagTCTTAAATCCTTAATCCCTGACACCTTCGGTTAAAAGGAGCAGGTAGCAGAAAGACCTGAAGCCTTAGGGACTAGTTGCTGGTCAAAGCAGACAATATAAAGTCTTGAAAGACCAAGGATCTGATATAGTAGAATTTGCTGctggaggatgtagtgatggccacaggcacggacagctttaaaaggggattagacagattcctggaggataggtctatcagtggctgctagttacggtgactaaaggaaacctccatatccagaggcagGAAGTCTCAGAAACCCAGTGCCAGgaaacaacatcaggggaaggtccaggcctctatgccctgttgttgaacctccagaggaagtggttgaccactgtgtgagacaggatgctggactagatggaacactgatataatccagcagggatcttcttattttcttattgGTTATCTTCACGAGTTTTGCAGGATGGCAACTCCATCACCTTTTCCACCCTTTGACCAGGTCACACGTTATTTCTGCCATGGGGATGGAATCTCAAAGGGCTTGCATATGGTGAATGATTATTAATCTAGCAGTAAAGGCCAGAAATACCTCCTGCATGGAACATTACCCTCATAATATGAATTTACCAGATGGAACGTGGTCTGTGATCACGTTGCACACAAGCTATATTTGATAGCATCTCCTTGGCAAGAGTTTTGTGTTCCTTGGCTCTTCCACATGTTGAAGACCTTGCATTGCACTTCAATATCTATAGTAAAATTACCTTATGGAAGCTTGTTCCTTTGCCTTCAATAAGATCAGGGAAATGTGGTGCCAAATTATTCATTGGActcatgtggggtggggggaagcatctGTTATCAATCAGTTCCATATTTGAGGATGGGAGATACTTCCAAGTACTGGCTAAGCTGTCATTTGGCTTTCTAAAATCTCTATACCTCTTTTAGGGGAAAGCCACTGAATATATTAAAGATATCCTTGGACAGTATGTTGGTCTTGAAGAAGCTACTTCCATATGCCCCGCACAACTAGGAGAGTTTCACTTGATAGCCAAGAGAATTTGTAtctgttgaagaagaattgcagattctcCCTGaatgagactcagagcggcttacaatctcctatgtcctctccccccacaacagggtggggctgagagggctctcacagctgctgccctttcaaggacaacctctgccagagctatggctgacccaaggccattccaacaggtgcaagtggaggagtgaggaatcaaacccggttctcccagataagagtccgcacacttaaccactacaccaaactggttctgtatGGGTAAGTAGGCACAAAGGTCATGATTTGTATAGGACTGGCTAGAAGGCAAGGTGGACttccagctagggatgccagccttcagatgggacctagagatcccccagaattgcagctcatctctagactatagAGAGGCAtgacctcaaatctccagaagtttcccaacctggttctggcaaccctaccccctcaccccctgctggtggtcaaggcaaccctacttccagctAAGAACAGAGTGGTATTCAGTGAGGCCTGTAGACACAAATATTGTAGTGAGGGGACCAAAAGGGGTACAGAATCCCTGGCAAACAGACAGAACCTAAATCCAGGCAGCCTCATATTAATACAACTGAAAACAAGGTGTTGGCCTATTGCTTGGAAAAGGGGCCCATGAATTCATTCTACTGTGAAGAAGCTTTAACAGATGTTTCTGTGCAACGCAATACTCTGCAAGCCTATTGGCTGTAGTAATTCCTCATTGAGATGTGGTTTGTAAGGGGGGAAGAGTTCAATCTTCAGTCCAGGGAGATAGCTGAAATAGCGTAATGTTTGTGTTTAAAATACAGTCCACTTGGGAGTGTAGTACACTTCATAAAACTGCTATCTTTGCTTTGGAACAATGGGGGCTTAACTGGAAGTTTCCCCATCCATCCGTGTTACGTTTTCTGACTGTGTTCCTTTGACAGGGTGGTCATTAGTGAAGGACTGAAGAAAAGCATATACTGTTCCTATTCATTGTCTAGGGAAGAGAAATGAAGGGCGGTGAGGTGGTTATGTGAGAAGGCTGGGAAGCTCTGAGGCAACTGTACTCTAAATTCAAGGCTTTATTATGTTCAGGATAATGTTGTTTTGACAACCGATCTTCATGAGAATGGGTGGCATGAGTTTATGATAAAAACTTGTTATAGCTTGTAAACTGCATACTCAATCCCTCACAGGTCCCTTATTGAGACAACTGTTATAATAGCATCCAATGTATTTATGAGGTAAATTTCCGTTTTTCTGTGTAATTGACTGGACAAATAAAAGATGGGGAAAAGGAAAACAACACATTTTATTGAACAGAAAACAAGGTATTCAAAAGAGATGTGGAAGTTTGAAGTATTTTACTTTTCCTGGATCATGCTACAAATCAAAACAGCTATTAAAAGATACCAAATGTGGCCTCTGTGATGGGGCTAATTGAAGGTGTATATTTAGCACGGCTGATGGATCCTGAAGATAGAAATCTGGTGAATTGCATGCATATTCATGTAAAGCATCAGTTGTGCTGTGTCCCTATTTTGAGAAGAAATATGagttataaaacaaaataatgtatgacatgcaaaagagttccacTCATTGCAAAATGACTTGTACTATGGTCCATATCACAAAAAGCAGGAAAAAGTGGATTTGTGAATGCCCTCATCTGTCTTTTTCCTGCTGATTCCTGCACGTCTTCTAAATGGAAGAATTGGATATATTACCGAAACAGGACACATGCATAGCACAAGTATAGAGTAACAACCTATGATATTTCCCCCTGAAGCTTCCAAAACAAAACATCCTTAATTTAGGTAAAAGCTACAAGCTCTCCTTTTGGTAATCTTATGTTTACTGTATTCTGTATCTTGTTTTGTTGGATTTTTTTATATCGTTGTTTATGTTCTTCAGtatattttcaatttttaaagaaaaaaaagtcacAAGCTCTTGTACAATGTCAATCTCTTCATCAGTCCCATAGTTCTGAGGTTTGCAGAAACAAGTACAGAGCTGAGGTTCGCAGAAATGAGAGGTATAGTGATTCAGAGcagcagactcttacctggagaactgggtatgatgaagaagaagaagaagaagaagaagaagaagaagaagaagaagaagaagaagaagaagaagaagaagaagaagaagaagaagaagaagaagaagaagaagaagaagaagaagaagaagaagaagaagaagaagaagaaagaattgcagatttatatcccgcccttctccctgaatcagagactcagagcggcttacaatctcctatgtcttctcccctcacaacagaaaccctgtgaggtgggtggggctggagagggctctcccagcagctgccctttcaaggacaacctctgccagagctatggctgacccaaggccattccagcagctgcaagtggaggagtggggaatcaaacccggttctcccagataagagtccgcacacttaaccactacaccaaactggctttacccAGTCCTTCTCCACCtgaagccttctgggtgaccttgggccagtcaacattctctcagagttctctcagccccacttgcctcacatggtgtctgttgtggagaaagaaagggaaagatgactgtaagcaggcctttttttgagcaggaatgcacaggaacgcagttccagctggtttggtgtcaggggtgtggcctaatatccaaatgagtttctgctgggctttttctgcaagaaaGCCCTGACTGTAAGTCACttagagaaaagtagggtataaaaaaaCCCTCTTCTTCTATAGTGCCATCCTAGAGAAAATGTGTATTTAGCACAGTAATAACTGACATTACAGGTCATTTAAATCTACAACATAAGACCCAGCTATGTTGTGAGGAAAGGGACATAACTCAGTGGTGAAGCACATACCCTCCAGTTAATAAATCTCAGAGAACAATGATGGAAAAGATCTTTCCTTGCCACAGGGGCTGTATGTGGGGgaacacctagggttgccaagtccaattcaagaaatatctggggactttgggggtggagccaggagacattggggtggagccaggagcaaggttgtgacaagcataattgaactccaaagggagttctggccatcacatttaaagggaccacacatcttttaaatgccttcctttcattggaaataatgaaggataggggcaccttcttttggagctcatggaattggactccctggtccaatccttttgaaacttgggagggtattttggggagaggcactggatgctatgctgaacatctggtgcatctatctaaaaaaaacagcccctccaaagctccagatacccgtggatcaattctccattatgtcctatgggaattggtctccgtaggaaataatagagtgcccagcagacatttccccccttgctttctgatgaccctgaagtggggggagggccttcaaactgggggatcgcctgcccccacctggggattggcagccctaggaacaCCCGAGATGTTGCTTAAACATTTAACCAGGTTGATGCTCCAGCCAGACTACATGGTTGAAGTTCCAGCCCACAGCTCCTTCCTTCCATGAcacatctagaagaagaagaagatattggatttatatcccgccctccactccgaagagtctcagagcggctcacaatctcctttaccttcctcccccgcaacagacaccctgtgaggtgggtggggctggagagggctctcacagcacctgccttttcaaggacaacctctgagatagctatggctaacccaaggccattccagcaggtgcaagtggaggagtggggaatcaaacccggttctcccagataagagtccgcacacttaaccactacaccaaactagctctaaaTCAGCAGCTGATGCAGGCGCTCATCCAGATCCACCTGTACTTTGGCAGAACAAGGCCTCCACACGGAATACCTTTTGTAAAATGCTGAATTATGAATACTGTTGCATGTATACCATGTAGGCTGCAGCATCAACCTCATCATCAATACCAAAATCAGATCAAAGGCAATGCCCAAGTCGATGCTAGTGAAGCATAACCCAACGCTCCCAAAGAAGAAAACTTTGCATAGCCCTTAATTACTGTTTATTAAAAATAAGCATTGAGAAGTGATATTGAAGAACCACAATGGCCAAACATGCATCATGATATAATAACAGTTGTCATATTTTACAAAGGTTAACTtagctttttttattttaaaaaggaaattaagATTCATTTGGTtcacaatgggttggatccagtgcagcAGTTACTCTTGTGCAAGAATGCTGCACTCATGCAGCAGAACATCTGTGGCTCCCCCTTCCTTCAGCAGCCCCAAATGACCCCCCAAGTAGCCTTCCTGAAGGGTTTCGttatgcaacgtcaccccagagtcggaaccgacaggtgcttgcacaggggactgactgcctttaccttttacttgaGCTAGCATGGAAAACAGAAGTCACAAAAGGCATGCTCTGTGGATAGAAATCCTTATGCCCGTGAAAACATCAAACTGGATCCAAACCAATATGAATCtgatcttctttttaaaaaattggaataGAGTCATTATCTGGGAGACACCAATAAAACATGTTCCTGGTTCATCAACTGGTCCCCAAAGCCAGCAAAAATTTCCTTGAACAAACATGAAAAGCCAGCCACCGCTGCGACAAGAACAATACTACCTTGACAGGCTGGGGTTAAGCAGAAAACTGTGGGTAGAAACTAGATGGCTGTATAGTTCTTAGAGTAGTCGGTCAGTTTGATCTTCTCAGGGAAGATGATGTTTACTGAAGGGTTCTCACCCTCATTGGCCTTCAGGTAGCAATCCCGCTCCTTACGCACCAGGTGAGTGTATCGGGCATTTGCTAGCCACATTTCAAATTtggaaaaaaacacaatccccGCAGTTCCTAGCACGATGAGACACGTCAGCAAGCCCAAAACAATGAAACAAATGACCTGGCTCTTATTGATGAAGGAGGACCTGTTTTCAATGGTCTCTCTTATGGTCAGGACATTCTGTTCTTGTGGATGAAGTGGTCTGTGGGAAGCTTTTGCGCGCAGGTGGTGATTCTGCTTGTGTTTGGCCAGCACGATCCCACTTGCATTTTTGTGGTGAGAAGCACAGTTGACCCCGACAAAGTGTGGCCTGCAAATACATTCAAAACCTCCTTCTGGGTGTTCATGACATGTCCCGCCATTGGCACATGGGTTGCTGGCACAGGATGTGACGTGGCTGCTGCAGAACATGCCTCCATACCCAGCAGGGCATTGACAGTTGAAGCCCCCGCTGATGTTGGTACACCTTCCTCCATTTTGACACGGGTTTGACTTGCAGGGATCAGCCTCTGCTTCACAAAATATGCCGGTAAAGCCAGGGGGACACTGGCAGGAGGGTCTGGGTGCAAAGCCATCATCGTCCACGCAGGTGCCACCGTTCTTGCATGGAGAACTGCAGTTCAAAATGAGGAATTCCAAAAATTATTTACAACCAGTTGTgtttggggattggataaacatatggagcagaggtccatcagtggctattagccacagcgtattgttggaactctctgtctggggcagtgacgctctgtattcttggtgctgggggggggggcacagtgggagggcttctagtgccctggccccctgatggccctcctgatggcacctgggttttttggccactgtgtgacaaagagtgttggactggatgggtcactggcctgatccaacatggcttctcttatgttcttatgttttcataTTGTTTTCCTGTCTTaacccaaaatctccagtcaAGTCACAGTCATCCTTAtcccaatagatgtttacctcAATCCTGTGAAGATAACAACCCTTTTCAGATGTTCCATCTTGGTGCTCCAACCCACACGTATAAGATGCGAGTGCACAACCCATAATCCTCCCAGTACACACTCTctccataaacataaacatttACATGAAAAGGCATAGATGAATATTTTACAGCTCTGGTACACATAGAGTGGGCTTTGTATACCAAAACTGGATGCACCCAGGAAAGCACATGCATTGCCCTCTTCATGCAGTGCAGTGGCACATGTACCAGGAGGACTTCAGGTGCTGCACACTCGCCTTACATGGGGTTGGAGTGCCAAAACTAAACAGGGCTATGGGTCTCTGTGACATAGAGTTGATGTCCCAAGGCAGTTTCCTATTCcattatcctcacaaccctgtgtgtgtgtgtgtgtgtgtgagagagagggggggggagggagagagggaaggaggaaggggtaCACATAAAGGTACATTCATTCACACAGCATACTTTTCTGTGTGGTAATCACTGGTCTTGTGAGTGAGCGTTCTTGCGAAGAGATTCTATTTTGAAGTGGAAAGCCTGGAAAAAGCATTCTTGTGAAACGACGAAAAGGATTACCAACTTGTTGCTGCCACGCTGCCACAAAGTCTGGACTCATGAAAGATTGAATATTGAATATTTGGATACATTGTCTTTTGCTCTATGGACTGGGGTTTCCCCTCTAAAAGATTAAGAGATTGATCTGAACTTCTTAAGAATTTTACAAAATTTGATTCCCTGGCCATAGGCTGTTGTTGTGTGTTCAACTTTAAAGTACTTACAATGAGTCAGATTGTTGGTTTGGAAAAAAGTTATTGTTAAATTTGTTACATAAATATTTAAAGGGGTATGAGTTTTTTTTCTGGTAGAGGATGGTTTCAAGGAGGCTTGAGCTCTATTTCAGTTACTTCTATCTGTGTCTCATTGTATTTATTAGTCtcaagatggtggctggagatctggaattacaactggtctccaggttacagagatcagctcccctggagataatggcccATAGGACACTAAAc includes these proteins:
- the DLK1 gene encoding protein delta homolog 1, whose translation is MAFQAAFLLPLGGWLWPLIALPLAQGIDCQPGCHPQYGFCEVPDECRCQPGWQGPLCDRCIPFPGCQYGTCAKPWQCICDEGWLGSLCDTAVHPCSSKPCMNNATCIETGEGGGYICLCIQGYAGKNCHMRKGSCRVNGSPCKNGGTCVDDDGFAPRPSCQCPPGFTGIFCEAEADPCKSNPCQNGGRCTNISGGFNCQCPAGYGGMFCSSHVTSCASNPCANGGTCHEHPEGGFECICRPHFVGVNCASHHKNASGIVLAKHKQNHHLRAKASHRPLHPQEQNVLTIRETIENRSSFINKSQVICFIVLGLLTCLIVLGTAGIVFFSKFEMWLANARYTHLVRKERDCYLKANEGENPSVNIIFPEKIKLTDYSKNYTAI